One window of the Anopheles aquasalis chromosome X, idAnoAquaMG_Q_19, whole genome shotgun sequence genome contains the following:
- the LOC126573152 gene encoding AF4/FMR2 family member lilli, with translation MASSVTGMQSSMETWEEIPLPDMDFSVFDQLNSVDYTDTVVKEEPGTGGAVDPAYANLLELHLADQKPQIRHDCMWSGVCGDQSHPEKFGPGYMGGPGGGCCGGCGHHHPVQQQQQQQQTDDADTGAGGQSKPKVAVIVAGGSSGSTINTTTTTTTTTATGSSKPNNVQPFRAATSAAQLPAGSSLLIKRQQHHNLQQQQQQQQQQQQQQQRQSRTPCGVVGATSQPTPPSAVPLRLPYISTRTFLEERKYQVLSGAANQPRPDTPLSLDDDPPEFKHNLDLVATCTIGSNQLNLLPSGDATTTTTTTANAASMNGNGAAASCGSSSPSSSSASSRGLSAGYASGSSPPTFACCGGVSSGHCHTAQCYYQYLQDESTLPVGGGYQHRHRHNNHYYYQHQQHQQYQHQHQHQQHQDVDTDSLFQRPDSPDSGCSDSSSNLSQLLRDLRDIEERDASSFASPVSSSDLDYGHYQYCGGGGGGGATKNNNNSYCNQQNGSCSRSSSSSCCSGTGCSSTTNLQTSTLTRQEQSMNGAAGALRQRQSKKLMPATAVGAYRYPRQTHNWATHTSSSSSSSSSSQRLLYGDYDAHDEEEEADVRGMYYSRSRVSSTSSAGGEGGDYNDENGENDNDPEEEEEEEEEENEGVDSDSVDDDDDEEEEDGEKSGDEDPTTSDSGTDGECCDVSSRRAGAASLQQHHTTPQAPRAIVLFADEEQQQLRYGAPSMGRRAAAVAVAARMNATNHHRGHPVRKHKKNSRHQQQRRRQQQQQQQQKKKKNLLAAGRSSSSSARATAAVRAAGGRALLPNQQQQQQQQQQQPRHGSLTTGSCGGEGVSSSSSSSSSTGAASVMPPYTCHQTTHDGDHSYTRPKGGYNMTELGVQTPSDSEEEIDVVSIGDKNLPTNPTARDRRALQSTVASKIRKQQAARNHHHHHVAAAGSSLAGGYHSHEQHQQQQQQHYGAAAAGAGGSRSAGGANLMLGIYPTPAGSTTISGANTPLATAGSLSAASSPPPAPPTSGSRKRSISMRGGRGGAGIGPSSSSSSAKRARLQGKKSGVTTAAGNGRHHHHQQQQQQQHHHHHHHHHHQQQQQQSSSSSSAGGSASYCDELETVEKRNLHNNMERQRRIGLKNLFEELKRQIPSLREKERAPKVNILREAAILCTRLNREAEQVQELRQRQQKLYERVRYLRASIANQRQQQQQHQQQPPLDVE, from the exons ATGGCCTCATCGGTAACGGGCATGCAGTCGTCAATGGAAACGTGGGAAGAGATCCCACTGCCCGACATGGACTTTAGCGTGTTCGACCAGCTCAACTCGGTCGACTACACGGACAcggtggtgaaggaggagcCCGGGACGGGCGGGGCAGTGGATCCCGCCTACGCCAACCTGCTCGAGCTGCACCTGGCTGACCAAAAGCCACAGATACGCCACGATTGCATGTGGTCCGGCGTTTGCGGTGATCAGTCGCATCCGGAAAAGTTCGGCCCGGGTTACATGGGAGGACCGGGCGGTGGTTGCTGCGGTGgatgtggccatcatcatccggtgcagcagcagcagcagcagcaacagaccgatgatgctgatacTGGGGCCGGTGGCCAGAGCAAGCCAAAGGTAGCGGTCATAGTAGCCGGTGGGAGCAGTGgatccaccatcaacaccaccaccaccaccaccaccaccactgctacaggcagcagcaagccCAACAACGTGCAACCATTCCGGGCAGCGACGAGTGCAGCGCAGCTGCCGGCCGGTAGCTCACTACTCAttaaacggcagcagcatcataatcttcaacagcaacagcaacagcaacagcagcaacagcaacaacaacagcgccaaAGTCGTACCCCGTGCGGTGTAGTAGGAGCAACCTCGcaaccaacgccaccatcggcagTGCCACTTCGCCTGCCCTACATCTCGACGCGCACGTTCTTGGAGGAGCGCAAGTACCAGGTGCTCAGTGGTGCAGCGAACCAGCCGCGCCCCGACACACCGCTCAGTCTCGACGATGATCCGCCGGAATTCAAGCATAACCTGGACCTCGTCGCTACGTGCACCATCGGCTCGAACCAGCTGAATCTGCTACCGTCAGgggatgccaccaccaccaccaccaccaccgccaatgcAGCATCCATGAACGGTAACGGGGCCGCCGCATcgtgtggcagcagcagcccgtcgAGCTCGTCGGCCAGCAGTCGAGGATTGTCCGCCGGTTACGCGTCCGGCTCGTCGCCGCCGACATTTGCGTGCTGCGGCGGTGTCAGTAGTGGCCACTGCCATACGGCCCAGTGCTACTACCAGTACCTGCAGGACGAGAGCACGTTGCCAGTGGGCGGCGGAtatcagcaccggcaccggcacaacaaccactactactaccagcatcagcagcaccagcagtaccagcaccagcaccagcaccagcagcaccaggacgtGGACACCGATAGCCTGTTCCAGCGGCCCGACTCACCGGACAGTGGGTGCAGCGATAGTAGCAGCAACCTTTCCCAGCTGTTGCGCGATCTGCGCGACATTGAGGAGCGGGACGCCAGCTCGTTTGCCTCACCGGTGTCGTCCTCCGATCTCGATTACGGCCACTATCAgtactgtggtggtggtggtggtggtggtgcgacgaaaaacaacaacaacagttacTGCAACCAGCAGAACGGCAGCTGCAgtcgtagcagcagtagtagctgCTGTAGTGGAACCGGTTGCAGCAGTACCACCAATCTCCAAACCTCCACCCTCACGCGCCAGGAACAATCGATGAATGGTGCCGCCGGTGCGTTGCGACAGCGGCAGAGTAAAAAGCTGATGCCGGCCACGGCCGTTGGCGCCTACCGCTACCCGAGACAAACGCACAACTGGGCAACgcacactagcagcagcagcagtagcagcagcagcagccagcgattGCTGTACGGTGACTACGATGCGCatgacgaggaagaagaggctGACGTCCGTGGGATGTACTACAGTCGGAGTCGCGTTTCCTCCACCTCTTCGGCTGGCGGTGAAGGGGGGGACTACAATGACGAGAACGGCGAGAATGACAACGaccccgaggaggaggaggaggaggaggaggaggaaaatgaaggGGTGGATTCCGATTcggtagacgacgacgatgacgaggaagaggaggatggtGAGAAATCGGGCGATGAAGatcccaccaccagcgacagtGGCACCGACGGCGAGTGTTGTGACGTAAGCAGCAggcgagcaggagcagcatcgctgcagcaacaccacaccaccccccaAGCACCGCGTGCAATTGTCCTGTTTGCcgatgaggagcagcagcagctgcgatATGGTGCGCCCAGCATGGGGCGCCGTGCtgcggcagtggcggtggccgccCGGATGAATGCCACCAACCATCACCGAGGCCACCCGGTACGAAAGCATAAGAAAAACagtcgtcatcagcagcaaaggcgacgccagcagcagcagcaacagcaacagaagaagaagaagaatttgttggcggccggtcggtcgagtagcagcagcgccagagccactgctgctgtacggGCTGCAGGAGGCCGAGCACTGCTGcctaatcagcagcagcagcagcagcagcagcagcagcagccacgccacggatcGCTGACCACCGGAAGCTgcggtggtgaaggtgtctcgtcgtcgtcgtcgtcgtcgtcgtcaacgggAGCAGCATCGGTGATGCCGCCGTACACTTGCCACCAGACAACGCACGATGGTGACCACAGTTACACCCGGCCCAAGGGTGGCTACAACATGACCGAGCTAGGCGTACAGACGCCCTCCGATTCTG AGGAGGAAATCGATGTCGTCTCGATCGGGGACAAGAATCTGCCGACCAACCCGACGGCACGCGACCGCCGCGCCCTCCAGTCGACGGTGGCAAGCAAGATCCGGAAGCAGCAGGCCGCacgcaaccatcaccatcaccacgtaGCGGCCGCCGGCTcgtcgctcgctggcggcTACCATAGCcatgagcagcaccagcagcagcagcagcagcactacggTGCCGCGGCAGCAGGCGCTGGCGGGTCCCGGTCGGCCGGCGGTGCCAATCTGATGCTGGGCATCTATCCGACGCCCGCCGGATCGACCACAATATCCGGCGCTAACACGCCGCTTGCAACTGCCGGCAGCTTGAGTGCCGCGTCCTCGCCACCGCCAGCTCCTCCTACCAGCGGATCGCGCAAGCGCTCCATCAGTATGCGAGGgggccgtggtggtgctggcatcggcccctcctcctcctcctcgtcggcCAAGCGTGCCCGGCTGCAGGGGAAAAAGTCTGGTGTGACAACAGCAGCCGGCAAcggccgtcatcatcaccatcaacagcagcagcagcagcaacaccatcaccatcaccatcaccaccaccaccagcagcagcagcagcagtcgtcgtcgtcgtcgtcggcggggGGTTCCGCTAGTTACTGCGACGAGCTGGAGACGGTGGAGAAGCGCAACCTGCACAACAACAtggagcggcagcggcggatCGGGCTGAAGAACCTGTTCGAGGAGCTGAAGCGCCAAATACCGAGCCTGCGGGAGAAGGAGCGGGCACCGAAGGTGAACATACTGCGCGAGGCGGCCATACTGTGCACGCGGCTGAACCGCGAGGCCGAGCAGGTGCAGGAGCTGCGCCAGCGTCAGCAGAAGCTGTACGAGCGTGTCCGCTACCTGCGCGCCTCGATCGCCAAccagcgccaacagcagcagcagcaccagcagcagccgccgctcGACGTCGAGTAA